Proteins encoded in a region of the Tumebacillus sp. BK434 genome:
- a CDS encoding ABC transporter ATP-binding protein — protein MYGTMLKKGLGEQKARVAALGALLLGGALLQLGSPLVLRRYIDAAKVDGALDVLIWAALLFLALTAVRQFVQVAGTYLAEQVGWTATNRLRTELFLHALRLDLNWHKEKTAGEMMERVDGDVTALANFFSRFVLKVAANVLLLLGMVAVLFTVDWRVGAAFLIFVGAALWLLNRIREIAVPHWVAARKVNAEFYGFLGERLAGLEEIQANGAGGYVMRRFFERMRVLLSKERTAYVRGRALWPATVGLFAAGYVLVFALGSLLYEGGQITLGTFYLMFAYVELLRGPLDQITEEMQDFQKAAASVQRVGELMAVQSREPDEGRLRLPEGKLGVEFAEVSFGYGEEAVLEGVSFAVQPGRVLGVLGRTGSGKTTLTRLLLRLYEPDAGAVTLGGVDVRSVPLAELRGKIGMVTQEVRLFGATVRDNVTLFDPAVPDARIAEVLEELGLGDWLRALPQGLGTMLDGSGGLSAGEAQLLSFARVFLRDPALVIFDEASSRLDPATERLIERAVRKLLTGRTAILIAHRLSTLQIVDDVLVLADGRVAEYGARDTLSRTVGSRLWQLQNAGREEVLG, from the coding sequence ATGTACGGAACGATGTTAAAAAAGGGGCTCGGGGAGCAGAAAGCGCGAGTCGCCGCTTTGGGCGCTTTGCTGCTCGGCGGGGCGTTGCTGCAGCTCGGCAGCCCGCTGGTGCTGCGCCGCTATATCGACGCGGCCAAGGTGGACGGAGCGCTGGACGTGCTGATCTGGGCGGCCTTGCTGTTTTTGGCGCTGACAGCAGTCAGGCAGTTCGTGCAGGTGGCCGGCACCTACTTGGCGGAGCAGGTGGGCTGGACGGCGACGAACCGGCTGCGGACGGAGCTGTTTTTGCATGCGCTGCGGCTCGATCTGAACTGGCACAAGGAGAAGACGGCCGGTGAGATGATGGAGCGCGTCGATGGGGATGTGACGGCGCTGGCGAACTTTTTCTCGCGCTTTGTGCTGAAGGTGGCGGCGAACGTGCTGCTTTTGCTCGGCATGGTCGCGGTGCTGTTCACAGTCGATTGGCGCGTGGGGGCGGCGTTTCTGATCTTTGTCGGCGCGGCGCTGTGGCTGTTGAACCGGATTCGCGAGATCGCCGTGCCGCATTGGGTGGCCGCCCGGAAGGTGAACGCGGAGTTTTACGGCTTCCTCGGCGAACGGCTGGCCGGGCTGGAGGAGATCCAGGCGAACGGTGCGGGCGGGTATGTGATGCGCCGCTTTTTTGAGCGGATGCGCGTGCTGCTGAGCAAGGAGCGCACGGCCTATGTGCGCGGACGGGCGCTGTGGCCGGCGACGGTCGGGCTGTTCGCAGCCGGGTATGTGCTGGTGTTTGCGCTGGGCAGCTTGCTGTATGAAGGCGGGCAGATTACGCTCGGGACGTTTTATTTGATGTTTGCGTATGTGGAGCTGCTGCGCGGCCCGCTCGATCAGATCACCGAGGAGATGCAGGATTTCCAAAAGGCGGCGGCGAGCGTGCAGCGCGTAGGCGAGCTGATGGCGGTGCAGAGCCGGGAGCCGGATGAAGGCAGGCTGCGCTTGCCAGAAGGAAAGCTTGGCGTGGAGTTTGCGGAAGTGTCGTTCGGCTATGGCGAAGAGGCGGTGCTTGAAGGCGTGTCGTTCGCCGTGCAGCCGGGCCGGGTGCTCGGCGTGCTGGGGCGGACGGGGAGCGGGAAGACGACGCTGACCCGATTGCTTTTGCGGCTGTATGAGCCGGATGCGGGTGCGGTGACGCTTGGCGGCGTGGACGTGCGGTCGGTGCCGCTGGCAGAGCTGCGCGGGAAGATCGGCATGGTGACACAGGAGGTGCGCCTGTTCGGGGCGACCGTCCGGGACAACGTGACGCTGTTCGACCCGGCGGTGCCGGATGCGCGGATCGCCGAAGTGCTCGAAGAGCTGGGGCTCGGCGACTGGCTGCGGGCGTTGCCGCAGGGGCTTGGCACGATGCTCGACGGCAGCGGCGGCCTGTCTGCCGGGGAGGCGCAGCTGCTGTCGTTCGCGAGGGTGTTCCTGCGCGACCCGGCGCTGGTCATCTTCGATGAAGCGTCCTCCCGGCTCGACCCGGCCACGGAGCGGCTGATCGAACGGGCGGTGCGCAAACTGCTGACCGGGCGCACGGCGATCCTCATCGCCCACCGCCTGTCCACGCTGCAGATCGTCGATGACGTGCTGGTGCTGGCGGACGGTCGCGTCGCCGAGTACGGGGCCAGAGATACGCTGAGCCGCACGGTCGGTTCAAGACTGTGGCAGCTGCAGAACGCCGGGCGGGAGGAGGTGCTGGGATGA
- a CDS encoding MFS transporter — protein MRLRFTGLWRHQDFMKLWTAETVSMFGSQITYLALPLIAALVLGATPTEMGILAAAGTVPYLLFGLFVGAWVDRLPRKPIMQIANLFRAGLLLTIPAAAFWEVLTIEQLFLVVFLTGTATVFFDVASTSYLPSVISREDLVEGNSKFEFTNSLSRITGPGLGGALVQLVTAPFAILVDAVGFLVSSLLLTFIRRNETVEQPQGGKQNIWSDIGEGLRVVFGSKILRPIILSTAVFNFCMSLIQPIFLLFISRDLALAPTMIGLILGMSGVGAMIGALLAGKLKNRFGVGPAIAWAILFTGISMLMKLLAVTLPTAGAVPLLMGAQIVDMIMIVIYNINQVSLRMAITPNRLHGRMNASIRFVVVGIMPLGALAGGLLGGVAGVFNTMIIGGVGIMLAACIVLFSPVRKLREVPSAPEETAA, from the coding sequence ATGCGCTTGCGTTTTACCGGTCTGTGGCGCCATCAGGACTTCATGAAGCTGTGGACGGCGGAGACGGTCTCGATGTTCGGCTCGCAGATCACCTACCTGGCCTTGCCGCTGATCGCCGCTCTGGTGCTCGGGGCAACTCCGACGGAGATGGGCATCCTGGCGGCTGCCGGAACGGTGCCGTACCTGCTGTTTGGGCTGTTTGTCGGGGCATGGGTCGACCGCCTGCCGCGCAAGCCGATCATGCAGATCGCCAACCTGTTTCGCGCCGGGCTGCTGCTGACGATTCCCGCCGCCGCGTTCTGGGAGGTTTTGACGATCGAGCAGCTGTTTCTCGTCGTCTTTCTGACCGGCACGGCGACCGTGTTTTTTGATGTTGCTTCCACTTCTTATCTGCCTTCGGTGATCTCCCGCGAGGATCTGGTCGAAGGCAACAGCAAGTTCGAATTTACCAACTCGCTCTCCCGCATCACCGGCCCTGGTCTGGGCGGCGCGCTGGTGCAACTGGTCACCGCGCCGTTTGCGATCCTCGTTGATGCGGTTGGGTTTCTGGTCTCTTCGCTCCTGCTCACGTTTATCCGCAGGAACGAGACGGTCGAGCAGCCGCAGGGCGGCAAGCAGAACATCTGGAGCGACATCGGCGAAGGGCTGCGCGTGGTGTTCGGCTCGAAGATTCTGCGCCCGATCATCCTCTCGACCGCCGTGTTTAACTTCTGCATGTCGCTGATCCAGCCGATCTTCCTGCTGTTCATCTCCCGCGACCTTGCGCTCGCGCCGACGATGATCGGCCTGATCCTCGGCATGTCGGGCGTCGGCGCGATGATCGGCGCTCTGCTCGCCGGGAAGCTGAAAAACCGCTTTGGCGTCGGCCCGGCAATCGCGTGGGCGATCCTGTTCACCGGCATCTCGATGCTGATGAAGCTGCTCGCCGTCACCTTGCCGACCGCAGGCGCGGTGCCGCTGCTCATGGGCGCGCAGATCGTCGACATGATCATGATCGTCATCTACAACATCAATCAAGTCTCGCTGCGCATGGCGATCACGCCGAACCGCTTGCACGGGCGGATGAACGCATCGATCCGCTTCGTCGTCGTCGGCATCATGCCGCTCGGAGCGCTGGCCGGGGGCTTGCTCGGCGGTGTGGCCGGCGTGTTCAACACGATGATCATCGGCGGTGTCGGCATCATGCTCGCCGCCTGCATCGTGCTCTTCTCCCCGGTGCGCAAGTTGCGCGAAGTGCCGTCAGCGCCGGAGGAGACGGCCGCCTAA
- a CDS encoding SgrR family transcriptional regulator, producing the protein MQPVHHYIRLTEHLPHAVQGQALPITLEEIAAILCCTPRNAKLIVKRLAEQNWMHWQPGRGRGHTSLVTLQILPADLLFSLAQELVRTGDIRAANELIGQYAPNLPALRTRYQSWLASHFGFHAGGASGAPDILRITHSNPLDHLDPALCILRSETHLVKHIFDTLVRRDPASGDIRPHLAHHWEISADGTVYTFYLRKSVLFHNGTALTARDAAFTMERMQRESFFPWMFSGVVQVQATGDLTLLVKLDAPNQLFLHFLSSERAAIVPAEYCRQIGADFPRLPVGSGPFKVIRNDDAMLVLEAFTPYFRERAWLDRIEIWFMTEPSVQSTLQYNQPTPGWASSGQLERSFQMLTFNLNKQGPQLHPAFREALSLALDRCRLIEDLGGTRHAPATRFDVRLEPDVPAAAPPDPGRIRQLLAESGYDGTPLLLSTYFDDDHIEDADWIQRQCALYGIPLTIRPLPYREMITAENIAASDLILDGATMEDDTEMSYLDLLQTRSSFLADHLSPEQRRRNAATIHKLLQKSDRAERLALLQEIEAELLESHAVLPLYRLFITVSTRPELHGVSLNSQGWVDYRNLWLKEARDESKI; encoded by the coding sequence ATGCAGCCTGTCCATCATTATATCCGCCTTACCGAACACCTGCCGCACGCCGTCCAAGGCCAAGCCCTGCCGATCACGCTGGAGGAGATCGCCGCCATCCTCTGCTGCACCCCGCGCAACGCCAAGCTGATCGTCAAGCGATTGGCCGAGCAGAACTGGATGCACTGGCAGCCGGGGCGCGGGCGCGGCCACACATCGCTCGTCACGCTGCAGATCCTGCCGGCCGATCTGCTGTTTTCGCTGGCCCAAGAGCTGGTGCGCACCGGCGACATCCGCGCGGCCAACGAACTGATCGGGCAGTATGCGCCGAACCTGCCCGCCCTGCGCACCCGCTATCAGAGCTGGCTGGCTTCCCACTTCGGCTTCCATGCGGGCGGCGCATCGGGCGCGCCGGACATCTTGCGCATCACGCACAGCAACCCGCTCGATCACCTCGATCCGGCCTTGTGCATCCTGCGCTCGGAGACGCATCTCGTCAAACACATCTTCGACACGCTGGTCAGGCGCGATCCGGCGTCCGGCGACATTCGCCCGCACCTCGCCCATCACTGGGAGATCAGCGCGGACGGCACCGTCTACACGTTTTACCTGCGCAAAAGCGTCCTGTTCCACAACGGGACTGCGCTCACCGCACGAGACGCTGCTTTTACGATGGAGCGCATGCAACGGGAGTCGTTTTTCCCCTGGATGTTCTCCGGAGTCGTGCAGGTGCAGGCGACAGGCGACCTGACGCTGCTGGTGAAGCTCGACGCGCCCAACCAGCTGTTCCTGCACTTCTTAAGCAGCGAGCGCGCCGCCATCGTCCCGGCCGAGTACTGCCGGCAGATCGGCGCCGACTTCCCGCGCCTGCCTGTCGGGAGCGGGCCGTTCAAAGTGATCCGCAACGACGATGCGATGCTGGTGCTGGAAGCGTTCACCCCGTATTTTCGCGAGCGCGCGTGGCTCGACCGCATTGAGATCTGGTTCATGACGGAGCCGAGCGTGCAGTCGACCTTGCAGTACAATCAGCCCACTCCCGGCTGGGCGTCGTCCGGCCAGTTGGAGCGGTCGTTTCAGATGCTCACGTTCAACCTGAACAAGCAGGGCCCGCAACTCCATCCCGCCTTTCGGGAAGCGCTGTCGCTCGCGCTGGACCGCTGCCGGCTGATCGAAGACCTCGGCGGCACCCGCCACGCCCCGGCCACCCGCTTCGATGTGCGCCTGGAGCCGGATGTTCCCGCCGCTGCGCCGCCCGACCCCGGGCGCATTCGCCAGCTGCTTGCGGAGAGCGGCTATGACGGCACACCGCTTCTGCTCTCCACCTATTTCGACGACGACCACATCGAAGACGCCGACTGGATCCAGCGCCAATGCGCCCTCTACGGCATCCCGCTGACCATCCGCCCTTTGCCATACCGCGAGATGATCACGGCGGAGAACATCGCCGCTTCCGACCTGATCCTCGACGGCGCGACGATGGAAGACGACACGGAGATGTCCTACCTCGACCTGCTGCAAACCCGCAGCTCCTTCCTCGCCGACCACCTGAGCCCGGAGCAGCGCCGCCGCAACGCCGCAACGATTCACAAGCTGTTGCAAAAGTCAGACCGCGCAGAGCGGCTCGCCCTGCTGCAGGAGATCGAAGCGGAGCTGTTGGAAAGTCATGCCGTCTTGCCCTTGTACCGCCTGTTTATCACCGTCTCCACGCGGCCCGAGTTGCACGGCGTCAGTTTGAATTCACAGGGTTGGGTAGATTACCGCAACTTATGGTTGAAAGAAGCTCGCGACGAAAGTAAGATTTAA